The DNA window CCTGTCGAACGTCGCGGATTCGCGTAGGCCCAGCCGGGCTCGATCGTCGGCGGTGTAGCTCATCAATAGGCCGTCGCGTTGTCGACGTGGAAGTGATAGAGCGACCGAGCGGAGCCGTAGCGGGTATAGCCGGCGGTATCGTCATCGAATCCCGCTGCTACCAAGAGTGATTCGAGCTCGGCGTGGTGTTCGGGCCGCATCTCCTTGGCGATGCAGTCGGCGCCAAGGGATGCGACATCACCCCGGACGTAGATGCGTGCCTCGTAGATCGAGTCCCCGAGCGCCTCGCCGGCATCGCCGCGCACGACGAGTCTGCCCGCCTGGGCCATGAATGCGCTCATGTGCCCGACGTCGCCGCCCACCACGATGTCGGCGCCCTTCATCGAAATGCCGCACCGCGCAGCGGCTTTACCCTCGATCACCAATAGCCCGCCGTGCGCTGTGGCACCCGCGGATTGCGATGCGCTGCCTTTCACCCAGACGGTGCCGCTCATCATGTTCTCGGCGACGCCGGTGCCTGCATTGCCGCTGATCGTGACATGGGCCTGCTGGTTCATGCCCGCGGCGTAGTAGCCGACGTGGCCCTCGATCCGCACGTGTACCGGCGCGTTCAGGCCGACCGCGACGTTGTGTGCGCCGTCGGGGTGGGCGATGATGAAATCACCCGAGAGGCCGGGTGCGTGCAGCGCGGTGTTCACCTCACGCAGCGGGGTGGTGGCCAGGTCGAACCCTGTTACCGTCTCCACGCGTAGATCACCTCCGGCTCAGGCTCCCAGATCTTGGCACTTGAAACGCCGGGAAGTCCTGCCAGGGCGCGGTATTCGCTGCCCATCGCGACCCAATCATCGGTTTCGGCGATCACCGCGGGTTTGCACGCGATGGCATCGCGGACCACGGCGAACGAATCACGGTTGGACACCAGCAGGGTGTAGAAGCCGTCGAACACCGCACAGAGCTCCTTCAACGCACCCTCGATGTCGCGACCGTCGGCAAGCTGCCTGGCGATGAAACGGGCCCCTACCTCGGTATCGTTTTCGCTGTCGAATGACACTCCCGCCGCGCGCAATTCACGGCGAATGGTCGCGTGGTTGGCGAACGATCCGTTGTGCACCATGCACTGCTCGGCGCCCACCGCGTACGGGTGAGCGCCCGCGGGCGTCACCGCCGACTCGGTCGCCATCCTGGTGTGCCCGACACCCTGCCAGCCCTGCGCCTTCGTCAGACCCCAGCGTTCGGTGAGCACCCGCGGATGGCCGACTCCCTTGAGCACGGCGAGATCGGCGCCGAACCCGGCGACAAGCGCGTCGGGATACGCCAACTTCGCGGTGGCGAGGATGTCTTCCGACGCGGCCTGTGCGGTAAGGAGATACGTCGCGTCGAGCTGCGTCACCGACACACCGAGAGCAGTGGCCACCTCGTCTGGGCCTGCGTCGACCTCGAGTAGCGAGACGCAGCCGTGCCCGGGGGGAGACCAGGCCGGATCGCCGTAGACGGCGACACCGGACGAGTCGCTACCGCGATCGCCCATCTCGCACAACATGCCGCTCATCAGCTCCCCGAGTTGCGGATGCAGATCGGGGTTCCGTATATGCAGGCCCACAATGCCGCACATTCGACAAGATCCTTTCGTCTAGAAGGCGGTCAGGTAGTGGTCGATCTCCCACGGCGTCACGGCGCTGTGGTAGGCGAAGAACTCGTCGCGCTTGAGGCTCGCGTAGTACGCCGCCACGCCGTCGCCCGCGGCGTCGAGCACCCCGGTGATCACGGGGTCGCCCTCCAGCTCGTCCACGGCGTGCAACAGAGTCGGAGGCAGCGCCGAACGTGTTTGGGAGCCAACGCCACCGGGGTCGGCGGTTCGTTTGATGCCGTCGATGCCCGCACCAAGTGCCGCCGCAATCGCCAGGTAGGGGTTCGCCGACCCGTCGCCACCTCGCAGCTCCACCCTCTGGTCGTCGGGCACCCGGATGTAGTGGGTGCGGTCGTTGCCGCCGTAGCTCGGCGTATTGGGCGACCATGACGCACCGGAGGCGGTGGCGGTCGCACGGGTCCGCTTGTAGGAGTTGACCGTTGGCGCCACAACCGCCTGTAGTGCGCACGCGTGTTCGAGGATGCCGCCGATGAACGAGTAGGCGGTCTCGGACAACCCCAGTCCACGTTCGTCGGGAACGCCCGAACCGGCGGGGAACACCGGTGCGCCACCGGTGGTCAGCGACAGGTGCAGGTGCAGGCCGCTTCCCGTCCGATCGGTGAACGGTTTGGGCATGAAGGTGGCTACCATGCCCCGTTCGGCAGCGATCATCGACAGCAGATAGCGCAGGGTGATGACGCGGTCGGCGGTGGTCAGCGCTTCGGCGAACTGGAAGTTCTGCTCGAACTGACCGTTGC is part of the Mycolicibacterium tusciae JS617 genome and encodes:
- a CDS encoding protein glxC, whose translation is METVTGFDLATTPLREVNTALHAPGLSGDFIIAHPDGAHNVAVGLNAPVHVRIEGHVGYYAAGMNQQAHVTISGNAGTGVAENMMSGTVWVKGSASQSAGATAHGGLLVIEGKAAARCGISMKGADIVVGGDVGHMSAFMAQAGRLVVRGDAGEALGDSIYEARIYVRGDVASLGADCIAKEMRPEHHAELESLLVAAGFDDDTAGYTRYGSARSLYHFHVDNATAY
- a CDS encoding glutamine amidotransferase, yielding MCGIVGLHIRNPDLHPQLGELMSGMLCEMGDRGSDSSGVAVYGDPAWSPPGHGCVSLLEVDAGPDEVATALGVSVTQLDATYLLTAQAASEDILATAKLAYPDALVAGFGADLAVLKGVGHPRVLTERWGLTKAQGWQGVGHTRMATESAVTPAGAHPYAVGAEQCMVHNGSFANHATIRRELRAAGVSFDSENDTEVGARFIARQLADGRDIEGALKELCAVFDGFYTLLVSNRDSFAVVRDAIACKPAVIAETDDWVAMGSEYRALAGLPGVSSAKIWEPEPEVIYAWRR
- the glnT gene encoding type III glutamate--ammonia ligase, yielding MSNSLAANDLASLAEASGTKFILALFVDLRGKPCAKLVPVEAVELLATEGVGFAGYAVGAIGQEPKDPDLMAIPDVGSFTPIPFLKDGLAIVHCDPHVNGEPWPYAPRVILKAMITQAADAGFEPWVGAEVEYFLLHRGADGTLSTADTDDTAAQPCYDARGVTRMYDHLTAISTAMNQLGWSNYANDHEDGNGQFEQNFQFAEALTTADRVITLRYLLSMIAAERGMVATFMPKPFTDRTGSGLHLHLSLTTGGAPVFPAGSGVPDERGLGLSETAYSFIGGILEHACALQAVVAPTVNSYKRTRATATASGASWSPNTPSYGGNDRTHYIRVPDDQRVELRGGDGSANPYLAIAAALGAGIDGIKRTADPGGVGSQTRSALPPTLLHAVDELEGDPVITGVLDAAGDGVAAYYASLKRDEFFAYHSAVTPWEIDHYLTAF